In one window of Eubalaena glacialis isolate mEubGla1 chromosome 13, mEubGla1.1.hap2.+ XY, whole genome shotgun sequence DNA:
- the LOC133103904 gene encoding beta-1,3-galactosyl-O-glycosyl-glycoprotein beta-1,6-N-acetylglucosaminyltransferase 7, with translation MRASLGSLEENISNHGNKKATGAQNMSQLRATKPGLLVCVAICIFIFLYLRNPTPEEPEEEPTYPAVVECGFYPDEVCLALFEGKEVAPQIAKFCKNPHGSEILAHLHRPGNCSRISQELHFITRPLSAEEGTFPLAYIITVHKELAMLVQLLRAIYVPQNVYCIHVDEKAPKKYKTAVQSLVNCFENIFFSSTREKMAYTGFRRLQAGINCMKDLVHSKFQWNYVINLCGQNFPIKTNREIIHYIRSKWNDKNITPGVIQPPNIKSKTSQSHPEFTPEDDIYVSPNERFKDEPPHNLTIYFGSAYYVLTRKFVEFVLTDTRAKDMLRWSKDIHGPERHYWVTLNRLKDAPGSTPNTGWEGNVRAIKWKNKEGTVHDGCKGRYVQNACGYGPGDLPWIIQSPSLFANEFDSTEPLGVSCLERWHRLKVLGQAEVPVEPHWHFQRESHFNMKLNR, from the exons ATGCGAGCCTCTCTTG GaagcttagaggaaaacatttcaAACCATGGTAATAAGAAGGCGACTGGAGCTCAAAACATGAGCCAGCTGCGAGCCACAAAGCCAGGTCTTCTCGTGTGCGTAGCCATTtgcatcttcatttttctttatttaaggaATCCAACTCCTGAGGAACCAGAGGAGGAACCCACCTACCCAGCAGTAGTGGAATGTGGCTTTTATCCAGATGAAGTGTGTTTGGCTTTGTTTGAAGGGAAAGAGGTGGCTCCCCAAATTGCAAAATTCTGTAAAAACCCTCATGGATCTGAAATACTTGCTCATTTACACAGACCAGGAAATTGTTCCAGGATATCCCAGGAGTTGCATTTCATAACCAGACCCCTGTCTGCAGAAGAGGGCACCTTCCCTTTGGCATACATTATAACTGTTCATAAGGAGCTGGCTATGCTTGTGCAGCTTCTCAGAGCTATTTATGTGCCTCAAAATGTTTACTGTATTCATGTTGATGAAAAGGCCCCCAAGAAGTATAAGACTGCTGTGCAATCCCTGGTtaattgttttgaaaatatttttttttcatcaacGAGAGAGAAAATGGCTTACACTGGCTTTAGGAGACTACAGGCAGGTATTAATTGTATGAAAGATCTAGTCCATTCCAAATTTCAATGGAACTATGTCATTAATCTTTGTGGACAGAATTTTCCAATCAAAACTAACAGGGAAATCATACACTACATCAGAAGCAAATGGAATGATAAAAATATCACTCCTGGAGTAATCCAGCCACCAAACATTAAATCTAAGACAAGTCAAAGCCATCCCGAATTCACCCCTGAAGACGATATCTATGTATCTCCAAATGAAAGATTCAAAGATGAACCACCCCATAACTTAACAATTTATTTTGgaagtgcttactatgtactaACAAGGAAGTTTGTAGAGTTTGTACTAACAGACACCCGCGCAAAAGACATGCTTCGGTGGTCTAAAGACATCCACGGCCCAGAGCGACATTACTGGGTAACTCTGAACCGACTGAAAG ATGCTCCAGGTTCCACCCCAAACACTGGCTGGGAAGGAAACGTTCGAGCcattaaatggaaaaacaaggagggaaCGGTTCATGATGGCTgcaaag GCCGCTATGTCCAGAACGCCTGTGGGTATGGACCAGGAGACTTGCCCTGGATCATTCAATCACCTTCTTTGTTTGCCAACGAATTTGACTCGACCGAGCCTCTTGGGGTCTCGTGCTTGGAGCGGTGGCACAGACTTAAAGTTCTAGGGCAGGCGGAGGTCCCTGTGGAACCACACTGGCATTTCCAACGGGAGAGTCATTTTAATATGAAATTGAACCGCTGA
- the FAM209A gene encoding protein FAM209A, with amino-acid sequence MRTLKWFLFFPLCLSCGYAFVFSSLRDKAREPQGKVPCGGHFRIRQNLPEHAQGWLGSKWLWFFFVVVLYMMLKFRGDNEKDKQKTPPALRGCSFRSPIKKTQNASPNKDYAFNTLTQLEMDLVKFMSKVRNLKAAMATGGNLKLQNSEVPADPHNNITIYEIWGEEDSE; translated from the exons ATGCGGACGCTGAAATGGTTCTTGTTTTTTCCTCTGTGCCTCTCCTGTGGCTATGcctttgtgttttcttctctgaggGATAAAGCCAGAGAACCCCAGGGGAAGGTGCCTTGTGGAGGGCACTTTCGAATTCGGCAGAATCTCCCAGAGCATGCCCAAGGCTGGCTTGGGAGCAAGTggctctggtttttttttgttgtcgtGCTGTATATGATGCTAAAGTTTCGAGGAGATAATGAGAAGGATAAG CAGAAGACTCCTCCTGCCCTTCGAGGCTGTTCATTTCGCTCTCCaataaagaaaactcaaaatgCTTCCCCCAACAAAGACTATGCATTCAATACCTTAACCCAGCTCGAGATGGACCTTGTGAAATTCATGTCCAAGGTGCGGAATCTGAAAGCCGCCATGGCAACCGGCGGTAACCTCAAGCTTCAGAACTCAGAGGTGCCTGCAGACCCACACAATAATATTACAATATATGAGATATGGGGCGAAGAAGACTCCGAGTGA